One genomic window of Campylobacter fetus subsp. fetus includes the following:
- the glmS gene encoding glutamine--fructose-6-phosphate transaminase (isomerizing), protein MCGIVGYIGDKEKKSIIINGLKELEYRGYDSAGMAIMSGNCCSDINYFKSVGKLENLVSKMESFTSKEFGVAIGHTRWATHGKPTEINAHPHIGEYSFVIHNGIIENYKELKDELETLGIKFISQTDTEVIVHLFEYYNKTAQTPFDAYKKTISRLRGAYATLLITKAAYGEIFFAKNAAPLIIAKDGDEIYFSSSDAPLIGLAKDAMYLEDGSFGVAKLGEIKLFDKEANELNLSFAPLPKDKGYARKDGFRFFMEKEIYEQSQVITECLMGRVGDDDINLDIDNSIFDGIDEIVLCACGTSYHAALSASYLFERVAKIRAKVEVASEFRYKEPLLRKSSLFIVISQSGETADSLEALKIAKNAGLKTMAICNVDNSSIVRLASEVILTRAGIEKGVASTKAFATQVICLWMLVLKLAKLRQSIDTINLQNEIKALRNIPSVVHFDSSLQERIYRLAKHYLHGHGFFFIGRDIFYPLALEGALKLKEISYLHAEGYPAGEMKHGPIALADTGLYTIALLPKTLLYEKTKSNVEELAARDAFITAISPEAFELSDDFIQTNLYDHPMSEFFEMMIVLQLFALEISVRLGNDVDMPRNLAKSVTVE, encoded by the coding sequence ATGTGTGGAATAGTAGGTTACATAGGTGATAAAGAGAAAAAAAGTATTATTATAAACGGCTTAAAAGAGCTTGAGTATAGAGGTTATGATAGCGCAGGAATGGCTATAATGAGCGGAAATTGCTGCAGTGATATAAACTATTTTAAATCAGTTGGAAAATTAGAAAATTTGGTAAGTAAAATGGAAAGTTTTACGAGTAAAGAATTTGGCGTGGCAATAGGTCACACTAGATGGGCGACTCACGGCAAACCTACAGAGATAAACGCTCATCCGCATATTGGCGAGTATAGTTTTGTCATACACAATGGTATAATCGAAAATTATAAAGAGCTAAAAGACGAGTTAGAAACTTTAGGTATTAAATTTATAAGCCAAACAGATACAGAAGTCATCGTTCATCTTTTTGAATACTACAACAAAACTGCTCAAACTCCGTTTGATGCATATAAAAAGACTATTTCAAGACTAAGAGGAGCTTACGCGACTCTTCTTATCACAAAAGCAGCTTACGGAGAGATATTCTTTGCTAAAAATGCAGCACCTCTTATCATAGCAAAAGACGGGGATGAAATATATTTTTCAAGTTCGGATGCTCCTCTTATCGGTCTTGCAAAAGATGCTATGTATCTTGAGGATGGCAGTTTTGGCGTAGCAAAATTAGGTGAGATAAAGCTTTTTGATAAAGAAGCAAACGAGTTAAACTTAAGCTTTGCACCGCTTCCAAAAGACAAAGGGTATGCCAGAAAAGACGGTTTTAGATTTTTTATGGAAAAAGAAATTTACGAGCAAAGTCAAGTCATCACCGAATGTTTGATGGGAAGAGTGGGTGATGATGATATAAATCTTGATATCGATAACTCTATTTTCGATGGTATAGACGAGATAGTATTGTGCGCATGCGGTACTAGTTATCACGCCGCGCTAAGCGCGAGTTATCTATTTGAAAGAGTAGCAAAGATAAGAGCTAAGGTTGAGGTCGCAAGTGAATTTAGATATAAAGAGCCGCTTTTGCGAAAGAGTTCTTTATTTATAGTAATATCTCAAAGCGGAGAAACGGCAGATAGTTTAGAAGCCCTTAAAATTGCTAAAAATGCAGGACTTAAAACTATGGCTATTTGTAATGTGGATAATTCAAGCATAGTTAGACTTGCTAGTGAAGTTATATTGACTCGTGCAGGTATAGAAAAAGGAGTAGCTAGCACTAAAGCGTTTGCTACCCAAGTCATCTGCTTGTGGATGCTGGTTTTAAAACTAGCAAAATTAAGACAAAGTATAGATACAATCAATCTTCAAAATGAGATAAAAGCGCTTAGAAATATACCTAGTGTTGTGCATTTCGATAGTAGTTTGCAAGAGAGAATTTATCGATTAGCAAAACACTATTTGCATGGCCATGGATTTTTCTTTATTGGTAGAGATATATTTTATCCTCTTGCTCTTGAAGGGGCTTTAAAACTAAAAGAGATAAGCTATCTTCACGCGGAGGGTTATCCAGCAGGAGAGATGAAACACGGTCCTATCGCTCTAGCAGATACTGGACTCTATACTATCGCTTTGCTTCCAAAAACTTTGCTTTATGAAAAGACTAAATCAAACGTCGAAGAACTAGCCGCAAGAGACGCTTTTATAACAGCTATCAGTCCTGAAGCTTTTGAACTTAGCGACGATTTTATTCAAACAAATTTATACGATCATCCTATGAGCGAGTTTTTTGAGATGATGATAGTTTTACAGCTTTTTGCGCTTGAAATTTCAGTACGTTTAGGAAACGACGTTGATATGCCAAGAAACCTTGCAAAAAGCGTTACTGTCGAGTAA
- the yedE gene encoding selenium metabolism membrane protein YedE/FdhT translates to MLNLLNSFKQKYIVNFWGVGKAMIALAILSAVYFGIFGGVWAVTGEMTRWGGEFLELFGMDLSSYSYYKMQNLNGTPLTRFEGIMLIGMFLGASIAAFMANKVKFRLPVSGIRVFQAIVGGLLSGFGARLAFGCNLANFFTGLPYFSLHTWLFAVFMVIGIYCAVQVGKFKIFRPKVVLERCGVNGKGIEHDKNRANRHFAYGVTILVFSIIWLVYLFINVPSFDLKVKASISPLALIFGIAFGFIISKGQVCFTSCFRDLFLFGRDTAAKGAFFGMIIATLIVFVLMLNGYNSKIISFSPAVAIGAFLFGFGIVFAGGCECGWTYRATEGQMHFMIVGISNFVGTAILALNYDRFPDWFKDGPKINLLDAFGSLGGLALNLSLFVVALLLVVFYKKRFFAKGGY, encoded by the coding sequence ATGCTTAATCTTCTTAACTCTTTTAAACAAAAATACATTGTAAATTTTTGGGGTGTCGGCAAGGCTATGATAGCACTTGCTATTTTGAGTGCCGTTTATTTCGGCATTTTCGGTGGTGTTTGGGCGGTTACTGGTGAGATGACACGCTGGGGCGGCGAGTTTTTAGAGCTTTTTGGTATGGATTTATCAAGTTATTCATACTATAAAATGCAAAATTTAAATGGCACTCCGCTTACTCGTTTTGAGGGCATTATGCTTATCGGAATGTTTTTAGGTGCCTCAATTGCTGCTTTTATGGCAAATAAAGTTAAATTTAGACTTCCAGTAAGCGGTATTCGTGTATTTCAAGCCATAGTTGGTGGTTTACTTTCTGGATTTGGCGCAAGACTTGCTTTTGGATGCAATCTAGCTAATTTTTTCACAGGACTTCCGTACTTCTCGCTTCATACTTGGTTATTTGCCGTGTTTATGGTGATAGGAATTTATTGCGCAGTGCAAGTGGGAAAATTTAAAATTTTTCGTCCGAAAGTCGTGCTGGAGAGATGTGGAGTAAATGGCAAAGGAATAGAACATGACAAAAATAGGGCGAATAGACATTTTGCTTATGGCGTTACTATACTTGTGTTTTCTATTATTTGGTTAGTTTATCTTTTTATAAACGTACCGAGCTTCGATCTTAAAGTAAAAGCCAGTATTTCGCCGCTTGCCTTGATATTTGGCATCGCTTTTGGTTTTATCATCTCAAAAGGGCAGGTCTGCTTTACTTCTTGTTTTAGAGATCTGTTTTTGTTCGGTCGCGATACGGCCGCAAAAGGTGCATTTTTTGGTATGATAATAGCAACTTTGATCGTTTTCGTGCTTATGCTAAATGGCTATAACTCTAAAATTATAAGTTTTAGTCCGGCGGTGGCTATAGGAGCGTTTTTGTTTGGTTTTGGTATCGTTTTTGCAGGAGGCTGCGAGTGCGGCTGGACTTATAGAGCTACTGAGGGGCAAATGCATTTTATGATAGTAGGTATCTCAAATTTTGTAGGAACTGCTATCTTGGCGCTTAATTACGACCGTTTTCCAGACTGGTTTAAAGACGGCCCGAAAATAAATTTACTAGATGCTTTCGGCTCTCTTGGAGGTTTGGCCTTAAATTTAAGTCTATTTGTGGTAGCACTCTTGCTGGTCGTCTTTTATAAAAAACGCTTTTTTGCAAAAGGAGGATACTAA
- the yedF gene encoding sulfurtransferase-like selenium metabolism protein YedF, whose protein sequence is MKNYEITYTLDIQGEACPMPAVATLEVLPTMKRGEVLEVLCDCPQAINSIPVDAKNRGFEVLSVEQDGPTLRFIIRKP, encoded by the coding sequence ATGAAAAATTATGAGATAACTTATACTCTTGATATACAAGGCGAGGCTTGTCCTATGCCGGCTGTTGCTACGCTTGAAGTGTTACCGACTATGAAAAGAGGTGAGGTTTTAGAAGTGCTTTGCGACTGTCCGCAGGCGATAAATTCTATCCCTGTTGATGCGAAAAATCGCGGTTTTGAAGTTTTATCAGTAGAGCAAGACGGTCCGACTCTTAGATTTATCATAAGAAAACCGTAG
- the murI gene encoding glutamate racemase, protein MKIAIFDSGIGGLSLLNEALKRFRGVEFIYFADNKNAPYGTKSKDEIIRLCLNCVQFLTNLSVDMIVIACNTATSAAITELRSSFSVPIIGMEPAVKLGVNAGGDILVVATPATISGNKLSDLIHKVNLESKTHLLALPKLVEFAQNMEFDSLEVLKYLKDEISKFDLSNISLLVLGCTHFNYFKDSFRAILPNKTGIIDGVNGTINQMIRRLGGVSEFGDKNSIRYISSTENLNVKKIEPYLKRLDIMREIN, encoded by the coding sequence ATGAAAATAGCGATTTTTGACTCGGGCATCGGCGGCCTTAGTCTTTTAAATGAAGCTTTGAAGCGCTTTAGAGGCGTGGAGTTTATATATTTTGCCGACAACAAAAATGCACCGTATGGCACAAAAAGTAAAGACGAGATAATCCGCCTTTGTTTGAACTGTGTTCAATTCTTGACTAATTTGAGCGTAGATATGATAGTCATAGCGTGTAATACAGCGACTAGTGCTGCTATAACTGAGCTTAGAAGCAGTTTTTCAGTGCCTATAATAGGAATGGAGCCTGCCGTGAAATTAGGAGTAAATGCTGGTGGCGACATACTTGTAGTTGCCACGCCTGCTACCATAAGCGGAAATAAATTATCGGATTTAATCCATAAAGTAAATTTAGAAAGCAAAACGCATCTCTTAGCCTTACCAAAACTTGTAGAATTTGCGCAAAATATGGAATTTGACAGTCTAGAGGTTTTGAAATACTTGAAAGATGAGATATCTAAATTCGATCTATCAAACATCAGTTTACTTGTACTTGGATGTACTCATTTTAACTATTTTAAAGATAGTTTTAGAGCTATTTTACCAAACAAAACCGGCATAATAGACGGCGTAAACGGCACGATAAATCAAATGATACGTAGACTTGGAGGAGTTAGCGAATTCGGAGATAAAAACTCTATAAGATACATATCTTCAACGGAAAATTTGAATGTAAAAAAGATAGAACCTTATCTAAAAAGGCTAGATATAATGAGAGAAATAAACTAA
- a CDS encoding menaquinone biosynthesis decarboxylase → MQKYIDLLDKNGLLKIIDKPCDIDIEIAHLSYIEVKKDNSKALLFTNPIDKNGKKFDPVLTNIFGSFKALNLIFGKDSNEIANEIEKLLKPTKPSTLKEKIEFFTYLLSLKSVFPKHLKTKGISQECEFKEPNLYDLPILKTWEEDGGAFITMGQVYTKDLNSNTQNLGMYRLQVHSKNELGMHWQIHKDAAHFFHEYKKAGLKMPVSVAIGGDPLYIWCGQAPLPKNIFELMLYGFIRKTPAKLVKSLTNDIFIPHDSDYVIEGFVDTNRLKNEGKFGDHTGFYTPVEPFPVMEVTKITHKKNPIFHATVVGKPPLEDKFMGYATERIFLPLLKTTAPELVDYKMPENGVFHNLILAKFNALYPAHATQLMHAFWGVGQMSFVKHAVFVPSSAPHLDDYANLTKYILNRFSPQSMLITSGVCDQLDHASPNACFGGKLGIDASVDNSSSAPNLISDDKLLYKFKSVNQNILELKQYFLDTKSPICFVKFDKDRLVKQVFDELKPFDEHFKILIFVDVSSRLENLYMLVWRITNNIDAKRDIFVRNELVCIDATSKFELDGYTRGWPKETNCSKEVIENLIKKGLLERDEELFEKFEIFG, encoded by the coding sequence ATGCAAAAATACATTGATTTATTGGATAAAAATGGTCTTTTAAAAATAATAGATAAACCTTGCGATATAGATATTGAGATAGCTCATCTAAGCTATATAGAAGTCAAAAAAGATAATTCAAAAGCTCTACTTTTCACAAATCCTATCGATAAAAACGGAAAAAAATTTGATCCTGTTTTAACAAATATTTTTGGAAGTTTTAAAGCTTTAAATTTAATATTCGGAAAAGATAGTAACGAAATAGCAAATGAGATAGAAAAGCTGCTAAAACCGACAAAACCTTCTACGCTTAAAGAAAAAATAGAGTTTTTTACCTATCTTTTAAGCCTAAAATCAGTATTTCCAAAACATTTAAAAACTAAAGGCATCTCCCAAGAGTGCGAATTTAAAGAACCGAATTTATATGATCTGCCGATACTCAAAACTTGGGAAGAAGACGGCGGAGCGTTTATCACGATGGGGCAAGTTTATACAAAAGATCTAAACTCAAACACGCAAAATTTAGGTATGTACCGCCTGCAAGTACATAGCAAAAACGAGCTTGGAATGCACTGGCAAATTCACAAAGACGCCGCTCATTTTTTTCATGAATACAAAAAAGCAGGTCTTAAAATGCCGGTCAGTGTAGCAATCGGGGGCGATCCGCTCTACATTTGGTGTGGTCAAGCCCCGCTTCCAAAAAATATTTTTGAGCTTATGCTTTATGGGTTCATCAGAAAAACTCCGGCAAAACTAGTTAAATCTCTCACAAACGACATTTTTATCCCGCACGACTCAGACTACGTCATAGAAGGATTTGTAGATACAAATAGACTAAAAAACGAAGGAAAATTCGGAGATCATACAGGATTTTACACACCGGTGGAGCCGTTCCCCGTTATGGAAGTTACGAAAATAACTCATAAAAAAAATCCTATTTTCCACGCAACAGTCGTCGGAAAACCGCCGCTTGAAGATAAATTTATGGGATATGCGACTGAGCGGATATTTTTACCGCTTTTAAAAACTACGGCTCCTGAGCTGGTTGATTATAAAATGCCTGAAAACGGGGTATTTCACAATCTAATTTTAGCTAAATTTAACGCACTTTATCCTGCTCACGCTACGCAGCTTATGCACGCATTTTGGGGAGTCGGGCAGATGAGTTTTGTAAAACACGCCGTTTTTGTACCATCAAGTGCACCTCATCTTGATGACTACGCAAATCTTACAAAATATATTTTAAACCGTTTTTCGCCGCAAAGCATGTTGATAACTAGCGGTGTTTGCGACCAGCTTGACCATGCTAGTCCAAATGCTTGTTTTGGAGGAAAGCTAGGAATTGACGCAAGTGTCGATAACTCATCAAGCGCACCAAATTTAATAAGTGACGACAAACTTCTATATAAATTTAAAAGCGTAAATCAAAATATCTTAGAGCTAAAGCAGTATTTTTTAGACACGAAAAGTCCTATTTGTTTTGTTAAATTTGACAAAGATAGACTCGTAAAACAGGTTTTTGATGAGCTTAAACCTTTTGATGAGCACTTTAAAATACTGATTTTCGTAGATGTTAGCTCAAGGCTTGAAAATCTATACATGCTTGTTTGGAGGATAACAAACAATATCGATGCAAAGCGCGATATTTTTGTACGCAACGAGCTTGTTTGCATAGACGCTACTAGCAAATTTGAGCTCGATGGCTACACTCGCGGCTGGCCAAAAGAGACAAACTGTTCAAAAGAAGTCATAGAAAACCTCATCAAAAAAGGCCTTTTAGAACGCGACGAAGAATTGTTTGAAAAATTTGAGATATTTGGATAG